The following coding sequences are from one Lolium rigidum isolate FL_2022 chromosome 6, APGP_CSIRO_Lrig_0.1, whole genome shotgun sequence window:
- the LOC124661464 gene encoding secretory carrier-associated membrane protein 2, with protein MAGRYDRNPFDEDDVNPFAGGSVPPASNSRMPPLPHEPAGFYNDRGATVDIPLDSSKDLKQKEKELQSKEAELNKRERELKRREEAAARAGIVIENKNWPPFMPIIHHDISNEIPIHLQRMQYLAFCSLLGLTLCLFWNIIATTAAWIKGGGVIIWLLAIIYFISGVPGAYVLWYRPLYNAMRTESALKFGWFFLLYLIHIVFCVWSAVSPPFPFKGKSFAGFLPAIDIIGSNVIVGIFYFVGFGLFCLESLLSIVVIQQVYMYFRGSGKAAEMRQEATRGAMRSAF; from the exons ATGGCGGGGAGATACGACCGCAACCCCTTCGATGAGGACGACGTCAACCCCTTCGCG GGAGGGAGCGTACCTCCGGCTTCTAATTCTCGGATGCCACCCCTTCCGCATGAGCCTGCTGGATTCTATAATGACCGTGGTGCTACTGTGGACATACCTCTTGATTCATCGAAG GACTTAAAGCAAAAGGAGAAAGAACTGCAGTCAAAGGAGGCTGAGCTTAACAAAAGGGAAAGG GAATTGAAAAGAAGGGAAGAAGCTGCGGCTAGAG CTGGTATTGTCATTGAAAACAAAAACTGGCCACCATTTATGCCCATCATTCATCATGACATTTCAAATGAGATACCAATCCACCTACAAAGGATGCAGTACCTTGCATTTTGTTCACTGTTGG GATTGACGCTATGTCTGTTTTGGAACATCATTGCTACTACAGCAGCATGGATTAAAGGGGGAG GCGTGATCATCTGGTTGCTGGCCATTATCTACTTCATCTCTGGTGTCCCTGGGGCCTATGTGTTATGGTATCGGCCGCTGTATAATGCCATGAG GACTGAAAGTGCTTTGAAGTTTGGATGGTTTTTTCTGTTGTACTTG ATCCATATAGTATTCTGCGTCTGGTCAGCTGTTTCTCCCCCATTTCCTTTCAAAGGAAAATCTTTTGC TGGGTTTTTGCCGGCAATTGATATCATAGGCAGCAATGTTATTGTGGGG ATATTTTACTTTGTTGGATTTGGACTGTTCTGTCTTGAATCACTGCTCAGCATTGTTGTCATCCAG CAAGTATACATGTACTTCCGCGGAAGTGGAAAAGCAGCAGAGATGAGACAAGAGGCAACACGTGGTGCTATGCGATCAGCATTTTGA
- the LOC124660193 gene encoding katanin p80 WD40 repeat-containing subunit B1 homolog KTN80.2-like isoform X1, translating to MDPEKRGYKFQEFVAHDAEVRSLAIGKKSSRVFITGGSDRKVNLWAIGNQTPLLSLSGHTSSVEAVEFDTAEVLVLAGSSNGSIKLWDLEEAKAVRSLTGHRSSCTAVEFHPFGEFFASGSSDTDLKIWDIKKKGCLHTYKGHRGAIKSIRFTPDGRWIVTGGEDNVVKVWDLTAGKLLHDFKFHSGQIRCIDFHPQEFLLATGSADRTVKFWDLETFELIGSAGPEDTGVRSMVFHPDGKTLFCGLDQSLKVFSWEPVRCHDAVDMGWNNLADLSIYEGKLLGCSYHERRVGVWVADISLIGPYALGVLPKANFFAELVHSMDDSPMKPNGSSTKSVRAVATSHPKNSYKVQESAESGIRALQLTPASTDKVKKDKISTIPRRPDSSVKSSTPTRRMKLADSPSTNPRTAERNFGQRDMPLLSRAGVANKSSATKKFHPTELADVKDIYTTQSVSMPVAVPRDILEDKSIGSVNRGIGGRAAVPDDFCSPVHLRKLLPSGGTVDSVSSVRSMLSEPDACSEGLSGLKFSFGLTPFDKKQEFDGTDKGAIAQIAEKMDKIVSLEHPVQSNSDTSAFESPCSTTETARVKYVRGVAVPLGKTKSIVDRFEKRESSSIDCSPPTSSRGDRTVRVDSPPASSTEPSQTYERDLSTVDEVMSPIDLVRNHDEFINVLKSRLTKLEMMRHVFNQNGIKGAIAAVAKLPDIAVQADVVGTLKGKIGLFNLDVFSSFLPVLVGLLNSKTERHAFVSLEILLDLIKIFGPVIHSTLSASSTVGVDIQAEQRLQRCTRCFNHLQKVLQALQPLMMRGGQSAQLAQELNMSLQNLVVF from the exons ATGGACCCTGAGAAGCGCGGCTACAAGTTCC AGGAGTTTGTGGCGCACGATGCCGAAGTTAGGTCCTTGGCAATCGGCAAGAAGTCGAGCCGTGTGTTCATTACCGGCGGCAGTGACCGCAAGGTCAACCTGTGGGCCATTGGCAATCAGACTCCGCTCCTG AGTTTGTCTGGCCACACAAGCTCGGTTGAGGCTGTGGAGTTTGATACAGCAGAGGTGCTTGTGCTTGCTGGCTCATCAAACGGCTCCATCAAGCTCTGGGACTTAGAAGAAGCTAAAG CTGTGCGGTCTCTTACTGGGCATAGATCGAGTTGCACTGCTGTTGAATTCCATCCATTCGGCGAATTTTTCGCATCTGGTTCTTCCGATACAGATCTCAAGATCTGGGATATAAAGAAGAAAGGTTGCCTCCATACATATAAGGGTCACAGGGGAGCAATTAAATCAATCCGATTTACACCTGATGGGCGATGGATTGTCACCGGTGGAGAAGATAACGTTGTGAAAGTGTGGGATCTGACAGCTGGAAAGCTCCTACATGATTTCAAGTTCCACAGTGGACAAATACGATGCATTGATTTTCATCCTCAAGAATTTTTACTTGCAACAG GCTCAGCTGATCGAACTGTGAAGTTTTGGGATCTTGAAACTTTCGAATTGATAGGTTCTGCTGGACCTGAG GATACCGGTGTACGTTCTATGGTCTTTCACCCAGATGGAAAAACCCTTTTCTGTGGGTTAGACCAAAGCTTAAAG GTATTCTCTTGGGAACCAGTAAGATGCCATGATGCTGTTGACATGGGGTGGAACAATTTAGCTGATCTTAGTATTTATGAAGGAAAACTGTTGGGATGCTCGTACCATGAACGCCGTGTTGGTGTTTGGGTTGCTGATATATCA CTCATTGGACCTTATGCTCTTGGTGTTTTGCCGAAAGCAAATTTCTTTGCTGAGCTTGTACATTCTATGGATGATAGTCCTATGAAACCGAATGGTAGCAGTACAAAGTCTGTTCGTGCTGTAGCAACGTCACATCCAAAAAACTCATACAAAGTCCAGGAATCTG CTGAAAGTGGAATTCGGGCTTTGCAATTAACTCCAGCAAGTACAGATAAAGTAAAGAAAGATAAGATCAGCACCATTCCTCGAAGACCTGATTCATCTGTCAAATCATCTACTCCAACGCGACGTATGAAGCTGGCTGATAGTCCTTCCACCAATCCAAGAACAGCAGAACGCAATTTCGGACAGCGAGACATGCCATTACTATCTCGTGCAGGGGTAGCTAATAAATCTTCAGCCACTAAGAAATTTCACCCTACAGAGTTGGCGGATGTAAAAGATATTTACACTACACAGTCTGTTTCCATGCCTGTTGCTGTACCCAGAGACATTTTAGAGGACAAATCAATAGGCAGCGTTAATAGAGGAATTGGAGGCAGAGCTGCAGTCCCAGATGATTTTTGCAGTCCAGTTCACTTAAGAAAACTTTTACCTAGTGGTGGTACTGTTGATAGTGTCAGCTCAGTAAGATCCATGCTCAGTGAGCCCGATGCTTGCTCAGAAGGTTTGTCTGGCTTGAAGTTCTCGTTTGGACTAACTCCATTTGACAAGAAACAAGAATTCGACGGTACAGATAAAGGAGCTATTGCACAAATAGCAGAAAAGATGGACAAAATTGTGTCATTGGAGCATCCCGTGCAGTCAAATAGTGATACAT CAGCATTTGAATCACCATGCTCAACAACAGAAACAGCCAGGGTCAAATATGTTAGAGGAG TCGCTGTGCCATTAGGAAAAACCAAGTCCATTGTTGATAGATTTGAAAAGAGGGAGAGCTCTAGCATTGATTGTTCACCACCAACTAGCTCTCGCGGTGATCGTACAGTTAGAGTTGACAGCCCTCCCGCCAGTTCG ACAGAACCAAGTCAGACATATGAAAGAGACTTGTCAACAGTGGATGAGGTTATGAGTCCAATTGATCTGGTGCGGAACCATGACGAATTCATAAATGTTCTAAAATCTCGGTTGACAAAGCTAGAG ATGATGCGGCATGTGTTTAACCAAAATGGTATCAAAGGAGCAATTGCTGCAGTGGCAAAGTTGCCTGATATTGCT GTTCAAGCTGATGTTGTTGGTACTCTCAAGGGAAAGATTGGTCTTTTCAATCTAGATGTCTTCTCAAgctttcttcctgttcttgtcggGTTACTGAACAGCAAGACTGAAAG GCATGCTTTTGTTTCCTTGGAAATATTATTGGATCTTATAAAGATTTTCGGGCCAGTTATCCATTCAACACTGTCAGCTAGTTCAACTGTTGGAGTAGATATTCAAGCCGAACAGAG GTTGCAGCGTTGCACCCGGTGTTTTAACCATTTGCAAAAAGTTCTGCAAGCGCTACAACCATTGATGAT GCGGGGTGGTCAATCGGCGCAGCTTGCTCAGGAGCTAAACATGTCCTTGCAAAACCTGGTGGTCTTCTGA
- the LOC124658937 gene encoding BTB/POZ domain-containing protein At5g03250-like, whose protein sequence is MVTMKLGSKPDIFVLEGLTWRSMTELDSDVVVEVGEMSFYLHKFPLLSRSGVLQRLISEYHPSPDDGGMCTLQLDDIPGGAKAFELAARFCYDVKLELNALNVVSLRCAAEYLGMTDDYAEGNLIAQAESFLADVLANWKDCIKALETCEAVLQAAEDLHIVSRCITALASKACASDAAAWAAHHGTAPHKSGSLDRDALWNGIGTGDTPRGGSAAAADWWYEDVSFLSLPMFKRLVQAMEAKSMRAESIAGAIMFYAGRLLPGLKRTASFSNATSNAGSRSVTPRASGGVGGGASEGDQRYFLEEIVALLPAKKGVASTRFLLGLLRTAMLLHASPLCRENLERRIGAQLEDACLEDLLVPNLGYTVETLYDIDCVQRILDYFMSSMDGGLGTGYTSPAALVAEDQGSQLGLGAPMQAAATPPAVSPIAMVAKLMDGYLAEVAPDANLKLPKFQALAAVVPDYARPVDDGIYRAMDIYLKSHPWLSESEREQLCRLMNCQKLSLEACTHAAQNERLPLRVVVQVLFFEQLRLRTSIAGWFFVSDNGATDGAHPHLPGNNAGAIVPKGSNAADSSQDEAVIVTPEGKGSEGMTDVKARVSELEKECMSMKQEIRRIGKPRRSWSLLTRKCGFGAKVQQAQPAMSGK, encoded by the exons ATGGTGACCATGAAGCTGGGTTCCAAGCCGGATATATTCGTCCTAGAAGGCCTCACATG GAGAAGCATGACCGAGCTTGATAGCGATGTGGTCGTCGAAGTGGGAGAGATGTCCTTTTACCTCCACAAG TTCCCGCTGTTGAGCCGGAGCGGCGTGCTGCAGCGTCTGATCAGCGAGTACCATCCATCGCCGGACGACGGCGGCATGTGCACGCTGCAGCTGGACGACATCCCGGGCGGCGCCAAGGCGTTCGAGCTGGCGGCTCGCTTCTGCTACGACGTCAAGCTCGAGCTCAACGCGCTGAACGTGGTGTCGCTCCGGTGCGCCGCCGAGTACCTGGGCATGACGGACGACTACGCGGAGGGCAACCTGATCGCGCAGGCGGAGTCGTTCCTCGCCGACGTGCTGGCCAACTGGAAGGACTGCATCAAGGCGCTGGAGACCTGCGAGGCCGTGCTCCAGGCCGCCGAGGACCTCCACATCGTGTCCCGCTGCATCACCGCGCTCGCCTCCAAGGCCTGCGCCTCCGAcgccgccgcctgggccgccCACCACGGCACCGCGCCGCACAAGAGCGGCAGCCTCGACCGCGACGCGCTCTGGAACGGCATCGGCACGGGCGACACGCCGCGCggggggtcggcggcggcggcggactggTGGTACGAGGACGTGTCGTTCCTCAGCCTGCCCATGTTCAAGCGGCTGGTGCAGGCGATGGAGGCCAAGAGCATGCGCGCCGAGAGCATCGCGGGCGCCATCATGTTCTACGCGGGCCGGCTCCTCCCGGGCCTCAAGCGCACCGCCAGCTTCAGCAACGCCACCAGCAACGCCGGGAGCCGCAGCGTGACCCCGCGCGCctccggcggcgtcggcggcggcgcgtcggagGGCGACCAGAGGTACTTCCTGGAGGAGATcgtggcgctgctgccggcgaagaAGGGCGTGGCGTCCACCAGGTTCCTGCTCGGCCTGCTCCGCACCGCGATGCTGCTGCACGCCAGCCCGCTCTGCCGGGAGAACCTGGAGCGGCGCATCGGGGCGCAGCTGGAGGACGCGTGCCTGGAGGACCTCCTCGTGCCCAACCTCGGCTACACCGTGGAAACGCTGTACGACATCGACTGCGTGCAGAGGATACTGGACTACTTCATGTCGTCCATGGACGGAGGGCTGGGCACCGGGTACACGTCGCCGGCCGCGCTTGTGGCGGAGGATCAGGGGAGCCAGCTGGGGCTCGGGGCGCCCATGCAGGCCGCGGCCACGCCGCCCGCCGTGTCGCCGATCGCCATGGTGGCCAAGCTCATGGACGGGTACCTCGCGGAGGTGGCGCCCGACGCCAACCTCAAGCTTCCCAAGTTCCAGGCGCTCGCAGCCGTCGTGCCTGACTACGCGCGGCCCGTCGACGACGGCATCTACCGCGCCATGGACATATACCTCAAG TCGCACCCGTGGCTGTCGGAGTCGGAGCGGGAGCAGCTGTGCCGGCTGATGAACTGCCAGAAGCTGTCGCTGGAGGCGTGCACGCACGCGGCGCAGAACGAGCGCCTGCCGCTgcgggtggtggtgcaggtgctcttCTTCGAGCAGCTCCGCCTCCGCACCTCCATCGCCGGCTGGTTCTTCGTGTCCGACAACGGAGCCACCGACGGCGCGCACCCGCACCTCCCGGGCAACAACGCCGGCGCCATCGTCCCCAAGGGCAGCAATGCGGCCGACAGCAGCCAGGACGAAGCCGTCATCGTCACGCCTGAGGGGAAGGGGAGCGAGGGCATGACCGACGTGAAGGCGAGGGTGTCGGAGCTGGAGAAGGAGTGCATGAGCATGAAGCAGGAGATCCGGCGGATCGGGAAGCCCAGGAGGTCGTGGAGCCTCCTCACCAGGAAGTGCGGCTTCGGAGCCAAGGTGCAGCAAGCGCAGCCTGCCATGAGCGGCAAATAG
- the LOC124660193 gene encoding katanin p80 WD40 repeat-containing subunit B1 homolog KTN80.2-like isoform X2 has product MDPEKRGYKFQEFVAHDAEVRSLAIGKKSSRVFITGGSDRKVNLWAIGNQTPLLSLSGHTSSVEAVEFDTAEVLVLAGSSNGSIKLWDLEEAKAVRSLTGHRSSCTAVEFHPFGEFFASGSSDTDLKIWDIKKKGCLHTYKGHRGAIKSIRFTPDGRWIVTGGEDNVVKVWDLTAGKLLHDFKFHSGQIRCIDFHPQEFLLATGSADRTVKFWDLETFELIGSAGPEDTGVRSMVFHPDGKTLFCGLDQSLKVFSWEPVRCHDAVDMGWNNLADLSIYEGKLLGCSYHERRVGVWVADISLIGPYALGVLPKANFFAELVHSMDDSPMKPNGSSTKSVRAVATSHPKNSYKVQESAESGIRALQLTPASTDKVKKDKISTIPRRPDSSVKSSTPTRRMKLADSPSTNPRTAERNFGQRDMPLLSRAGVANKSSATKKFHPTELADVKDIYTTQSVSMPVAVPRDILEDKSIGSVNRGIGGRAAVPDDFCSPVHLRKLLPSGGTVDSVSSVRSMLSEPDACSEGLSGLKFSFGLTPFDKKQEFDGTDKGAIAQIAEKMDKIVSLEHPVQSNSDTSFESPCSTTETARVKYVRGVAVPLGKTKSIVDRFEKRESSSIDCSPPTSSRGDRTVRVDSPPASSTEPSQTYERDLSTVDEVMSPIDLVRNHDEFINVLKSRLTKLEMMRHVFNQNGIKGAIAAVAKLPDIAVQADVVGTLKGKIGLFNLDVFSSFLPVLVGLLNSKTERHAFVSLEILLDLIKIFGPVIHSTLSASSTVGVDIQAEQRLQRCTRCFNHLQKVLQALQPLMMRGGQSAQLAQELNMSLQNLVVF; this is encoded by the exons ATGGACCCTGAGAAGCGCGGCTACAAGTTCC AGGAGTTTGTGGCGCACGATGCCGAAGTTAGGTCCTTGGCAATCGGCAAGAAGTCGAGCCGTGTGTTCATTACCGGCGGCAGTGACCGCAAGGTCAACCTGTGGGCCATTGGCAATCAGACTCCGCTCCTG AGTTTGTCTGGCCACACAAGCTCGGTTGAGGCTGTGGAGTTTGATACAGCAGAGGTGCTTGTGCTTGCTGGCTCATCAAACGGCTCCATCAAGCTCTGGGACTTAGAAGAAGCTAAAG CTGTGCGGTCTCTTACTGGGCATAGATCGAGTTGCACTGCTGTTGAATTCCATCCATTCGGCGAATTTTTCGCATCTGGTTCTTCCGATACAGATCTCAAGATCTGGGATATAAAGAAGAAAGGTTGCCTCCATACATATAAGGGTCACAGGGGAGCAATTAAATCAATCCGATTTACACCTGATGGGCGATGGATTGTCACCGGTGGAGAAGATAACGTTGTGAAAGTGTGGGATCTGACAGCTGGAAAGCTCCTACATGATTTCAAGTTCCACAGTGGACAAATACGATGCATTGATTTTCATCCTCAAGAATTTTTACTTGCAACAG GCTCAGCTGATCGAACTGTGAAGTTTTGGGATCTTGAAACTTTCGAATTGATAGGTTCTGCTGGACCTGAG GATACCGGTGTACGTTCTATGGTCTTTCACCCAGATGGAAAAACCCTTTTCTGTGGGTTAGACCAAAGCTTAAAG GTATTCTCTTGGGAACCAGTAAGATGCCATGATGCTGTTGACATGGGGTGGAACAATTTAGCTGATCTTAGTATTTATGAAGGAAAACTGTTGGGATGCTCGTACCATGAACGCCGTGTTGGTGTTTGGGTTGCTGATATATCA CTCATTGGACCTTATGCTCTTGGTGTTTTGCCGAAAGCAAATTTCTTTGCTGAGCTTGTACATTCTATGGATGATAGTCCTATGAAACCGAATGGTAGCAGTACAAAGTCTGTTCGTGCTGTAGCAACGTCACATCCAAAAAACTCATACAAAGTCCAGGAATCTG CTGAAAGTGGAATTCGGGCTTTGCAATTAACTCCAGCAAGTACAGATAAAGTAAAGAAAGATAAGATCAGCACCATTCCTCGAAGACCTGATTCATCTGTCAAATCATCTACTCCAACGCGACGTATGAAGCTGGCTGATAGTCCTTCCACCAATCCAAGAACAGCAGAACGCAATTTCGGACAGCGAGACATGCCATTACTATCTCGTGCAGGGGTAGCTAATAAATCTTCAGCCACTAAGAAATTTCACCCTACAGAGTTGGCGGATGTAAAAGATATTTACACTACACAGTCTGTTTCCATGCCTGTTGCTGTACCCAGAGACATTTTAGAGGACAAATCAATAGGCAGCGTTAATAGAGGAATTGGAGGCAGAGCTGCAGTCCCAGATGATTTTTGCAGTCCAGTTCACTTAAGAAAACTTTTACCTAGTGGTGGTACTGTTGATAGTGTCAGCTCAGTAAGATCCATGCTCAGTGAGCCCGATGCTTGCTCAGAAGGTTTGTCTGGCTTGAAGTTCTCGTTTGGACTAACTCCATTTGACAAGAAACAAGAATTCGACGGTACAGATAAAGGAGCTATTGCACAAATAGCAGAAAAGATGGACAAAATTGTGTCATTGGAGCATCCCGTGCAGTCAAATAGTGATACAT CATTTGAATCACCATGCTCAACAACAGAAACAGCCAGGGTCAAATATGTTAGAGGAG TCGCTGTGCCATTAGGAAAAACCAAGTCCATTGTTGATAGATTTGAAAAGAGGGAGAGCTCTAGCATTGATTGTTCACCACCAACTAGCTCTCGCGGTGATCGTACAGTTAGAGTTGACAGCCCTCCCGCCAGTTCG ACAGAACCAAGTCAGACATATGAAAGAGACTTGTCAACAGTGGATGAGGTTATGAGTCCAATTGATCTGGTGCGGAACCATGACGAATTCATAAATGTTCTAAAATCTCGGTTGACAAAGCTAGAG ATGATGCGGCATGTGTTTAACCAAAATGGTATCAAAGGAGCAATTGCTGCAGTGGCAAAGTTGCCTGATATTGCT GTTCAAGCTGATGTTGTTGGTACTCTCAAGGGAAAGATTGGTCTTTTCAATCTAGATGTCTTCTCAAgctttcttcctgttcttgtcggGTTACTGAACAGCAAGACTGAAAG GCATGCTTTTGTTTCCTTGGAAATATTATTGGATCTTATAAAGATTTTCGGGCCAGTTATCCATTCAACACTGTCAGCTAGTTCAACTGTTGGAGTAGATATTCAAGCCGAACAGAG GTTGCAGCGTTGCACCCGGTGTTTTAACCATTTGCAAAAAGTTCTGCAAGCGCTACAACCATTGATGAT GCGGGGTGGTCAATCGGCGCAGCTTGCTCAGGAGCTAAACATGTCCTTGCAAAACCTGGTGGTCTTCTGA